The following is a genomic window from Bactrocera tryoni isolate S06 chromosome 2, CSIRO_BtryS06_freeze2, whole genome shotgun sequence.
ttgcaggttaaactcctacttatccagaataggcccagacatacccaatgtatgtcgtgcatgcaatgagtctccgcatgacactgaccacctctttggatgccccccactcatctaacacccttttccctttggtccggcCCCGTCGAagcagcacgtttcctgggcctcccgttagatgacgtagatgacaacacagataacccttaccatcctaacggggattgataactgttaaaacaacaacaacaagaggacgtatgcaaaatttcagaaaaatcactCGAAAACTGAGTGATAAGTTCGCAATTTGCaagcagacggacggacagacatgactaaatcgacacTCCTTATAATGctgtcatttatatttattttttatagatattttaaataccctgttcggggtataaatAAGTATGAGTTTGGTTTTCcctggatttatttaaaaataaattttatgcataGTTCATTCAGTGCTTCgcgtaattttatatttgcatatatgtacttatatatgtatgtatgtatatgtactttgtATATTATGAATTTACATTGACTAAATGTTGAATATTTAAACGAAACGTATATATTTTGTAGcttaaacaacaaacaaatcataaaacataaaaaatttagcaaaataatataaatgccTTTGTAATCAGTAAATCAACCAACTGCAAAACATTTCCACACAACGATTCTGCATCATTCGCGTAGGACGTACATACCTTCATAGCCCGCCCGTTGGCGATCAGAATCATACTTCGCTAGCGCATTCTTGATAGCCTCACGCTCCGAATCCTTCAAATTGTAGACCAATTCACGCGCGCGTTCCGAACACAAAGGCTCATGGGCCGTATCGGTTGGATATTTTCCGCGTAACGGCGTTATAGCTtgtgtacaaatatttgtatgtggcTGACGGAAGTTACTATGACGGTTGTGAGTATTGCTTTGCAGTCGACGGAGGTGGGCATGTTGATAACGTTGCTGCAAAAAGATGCCGGCAATGCTGGTAGCGCTGGCAGTAAAATTGTTGTTCACTATAGTGTTGGCGAGCGTAGTACCACCTACTAAATTCAACTGATTTCGCTGGTTTCCCAATTGTGTTAATAAacgtgtttgttgtttgtttgtgtgtatttgttgcGGTTGGAATAAACGCACACAAGTCCGAGCATATCGCACTAGTTGATATTTATCTGCTTGCATCTTACtaacttaattaaatatttatatttatgactAATAATAGAACACTGAcgcttttgttttgatttttttgctttgtaaagAAAGCTCGATTGAATCACAGTTTAAAGCGCGCACAATATTGCCTTTgtaataattatgtacatatattaaatttcatgtaTCAGCCATGCTATGttactacatatgtaaatgacgtcACGTAAGCACTCCACGCGGGACTGCCACTAGAGTTTTTCTGTTGAGGTAACACAGTATCACTATTCGAAGCTTGTGCTTAACAATTTTATACTCAGCTAAAAATTTCCTCAACACTCACACAACAGCAATGCAAATCAGTTAAAAATAGCACGAAATTTCGTTGTACACCCGAATATTGGCGTTGTTGACGCGGCGCTTTAACAAAACCGACTATCACTGGCCTTCTTTTGCTTTCCGTGTGTTTACTGGTTTTGCATGTTGGCCCACAAAAGCTCGGCGAATTTTCTTGACCAAAAACTTTCCAGTTCGTTGCGCTTTTATCCGCTTTCCCACCACTTCAAATTTGTTGTccaacaaatatgtaaaaaaaataaaaagttattttcagTTGAAGTGACTTTCGAAGCTCAACAGCTGTTTCGCACGCACGGTTGCATTTTTCCgaattataattgtaaatatCTGGAATGACATGGAATGTGGAACAAGGGGTGTACAAATTTGAATGATTTAAGCAGTGAATTggtgatttttaaattcaaatttaaaatttatttatttttaataaaaaatcgctgagttttggagatatcgatctgaaattttgtacatgtacatatgtatctcttcaagaagctgcttagaCGTCGGAACTTTGATATTGGACCACTTTAGGATATAGCGGTCATGCAAAATGGTCTATCAAACTCAAGTATCtgaggatattatagcttctgGCAGTCGAAATTACTGGACTAAAAAGTCACCTCAACCAATGATACTTAGGACACTTATCGATCTTGTTCTCCAGCGCTCAAAATCGAGACGAAATTAAtaagaatatcaaaaaatttcttcagattaaatcattttatttttattaatgaatttgTTGAGTATcttatataagtattttaatataaaagttttcgtTTTCTCCAAAATCGTATCTAAGTctataagtataaaaattaaaactattttattgctATGTTAGAAATTATATCGCTGTAAGCATATTCGATTTAACTTTAGAGATCTTGAAAACAGAATTCTAATAAACCGATATTACATTAATATTGctttaaatatcaaatattggCACGAGAGTATGAGTATATTGTATATTTCTAAAACTGTAGACGCGGTCTCTCTCCCTTAACCACTACGTGCAATCTTGCGCTCTTTGTCCCGGTATGCCACGCAACTCTTGCGTGAGCGTGCGCAACAGCGGATATTTACCACAACCGCAGCGACCACCGAAATCATCCAAATCCAAAGCCCAAACCATGCCACCGCCCAGACCCAAACTTTTGACAAATTGCGCTTTACGACGTATCTCCGACACATCGTCATAAGAAACCCACTGATTGCCATTGTAAGCATATGGACCGATACGTCCTTGAGCATCATGCTCCACTGACCAACCACCAGCATTGACCTTCTCGCATATCTCATAATAGGCTAAGAAACCAGCAGAGCGTGTAAATGCGCCCGCTTGTCCAGGACCTGTGGATTTAGCATTGAGGCCATGTTGCCTGACCTCCGTCAGTGTAAACGATTGACCATATAATGGCATGCCCATAACAAGTTTCTCACGTGGTGTGCCATTTTGCAACCAATAGTGAATACTGAAGTTGCCATTAAAATATTCATTCGTATCGCCCTCGAGGTAGTAAAGCGGTGCTACATGACCCGTTTGCTTATCCCAGTTTCCATGGAAGTCATATGTCATGACAGCAATCCAGTCGAAGTATCGCGCCAACTGTGGCACATCATAGCCAGCATCGATAACCACTTTACTGGGCGAAACGGCAGCAGATAACAGAAGACCACGTGGTTTGAAAGCCTCGGATAGTTCACGCACCAGTGCAACAAATCCTTCTTTCTCGGCTGCTGAACCCTTTTTGCAATCAACTTGCCAGCATACTGGGTACTCCCAGTCCAAATCGAGACCCTCAAAACCATATTTGTCGACGAAAGCAAGTACGCTCTGAATAAAACGTGCACGTGCCTCTGGATCCAATACTAAACGTGCATATTTGCTGCCCAATGAATCATTCCAACCGCCAATGGCAATTGTCACCCGTATACCCTTCTTCTTGTAGGCAACTACGCGTTCATAAAAATGATTATCGATGTCGGCCCACGAGTCGTGCGTGCGTATGGTCAGCGAGTTACTGTCTAATACAGCGAAACCGTAAACTATGTGAGTGCAGAGGTTTTCATCAATATCTTCGGGCACATATTTGCCCTCACCCGGCCGGTACCAAGCCCAGTTGGTAAAGTAGCAGACGACCTTATAATCGCCGGAACCAGTTATTGGTGGCAAAGTGGGCGGTTTTGGACGTGATGTGGGTTTTTTGCTGGGTGTCTGTGAGGGCTTTTTGGTCGGTTTCGTAGGACGTGGGGATGTTGGTGCTGTCGTTGGTTTGGGACGACTTGTTGCCTTCGAGGGCTGTGGGCGCGTTGTTGTAATGCTTGTGGGTTTAGGGCGCTGTGGTACTGGCCGCTTTGTGGTTGCCTCTTGTCGCATAGAACATTTGGTATTTTGTGGCCAATCGCAGTAAAATTGATTCCAATAAAGACCGGCCGGACAACTAAGCGGATAAgggtaaaataataaaatggtaTAAATTTTGAAGTGTGGTTTATTACCTTTGTACAATCAATTTATCAAATTGACAAATGTAGTACTTGTTGCAGTCGTTTTCGTGAGCCACGAAGCTGCGACCATTACAGGGCTTCTCCACCTCTGTTCCGAAGTCTTCTAACGGAGAGTTTTGTATTTGTGGAGATGAGTCGAAGTATTCACTGGTGTATGTGGGATGTGGTTTTTGGGCACCCGGTTTTGGCCTGGCGGTATACGCTTGCGACGGACCGCTATCAGAAGCAACTGCAAGATAGAAAAAGTGTTTAGGTAAATTCTACGAAACAACCCTAAAACTATTAGAAAAATTCAGCAATTACTTACTCATGGCGTGCTGCTTCTGTTCTAGTACACACTTTGGTGCCACACCCGGATAATTTCGCAATACGCGGTTAATAGTTTTAAGCAGTGGATACGATTCACAATCGCACACATTTTTGAAGTCATCCAAGTCGAGAGCCCAAATCATAGCGCCACCTAAGCCCATCGCACGAACATATTCACTTTTATGTCTGATCATTGAAATGTCGTCGAAAGAGACCCACTGATCGCGTTGGAACGCATACGGTCCCATGCGTCCACGTGGATCACGGACTACATTCCAACCACGTTGACGTACATACGAGCAGATCTCATAGTAGGCAAGGAAACCACGTGCACGTGTCGCTTCACCCGCTTCCCCACCGCCATAAGTTGGTGCATTCAAATCATGGTCGGCGGCTTGTGCCAATGAGAACGATTGGCCATACATTGGCATACCCATTATGATCTTCTGTCGGTCAGCGCCGTTTTGCAGCCAATAATTTATGGAGAAATTGGCATTAAAGGTTTCTGTGCCGGCTGGATGGTCATACATGGGTGCTACATGTCCAGTCTTCTTGTCCCATTGACCGTGGAAGTCATATGTCATAACGGCGATCCAGTCAAAGTAATGTGAGAGTGTTGCCACATCATAACCAGCATCAATTACTTTCTTATTCGGCGAGACAGCGGATGATAACAGTAGTCCCTTTGGCTTGAAGGCTTGCGATAGCTCACGAACCAATGCAGTGAATGCATCCTTTTCATCGGGTGTACCCTTCTTGCAGTCCACTTGCCAGCATACTGGGTATTCCCAATCCAGATCAAGGCCATCGAAGTTATACTTCTGTATGAATTCCACAACATGATTTATGAAACGTGCTCTTGCCGCGGCATTGCGTACCAAACGTGCGTACTTATCACCGGCTGAGTCATTCCAGCCACCAATGGCAACAGTCACTTTTACACCCTTTTTACGGAAGGCCACAACTCGTTCATAGAACTTATTGTCCAAATCGGCCCATGAGTCATGTGGCTGTATGGTAAGCGTTTCGCGATTGAGCACCGCGAATCCGTAGACAATGTGTGTACAAAGATCGGGGTCAATGTCTTCGGGCAAAAATTTGCCACCATTCTGACGATACCAGGCCCAATTCGTGAAGTAGCAGACAACTTTGAATTCGGAAGGCGAAGCTTCATTTTCGATGCCTGTGCCGGTGATCGTGCCCTCACCCGTTTCTGTAGCTATGCCAGTGCCCGTTTCTTCGATAGACTCCACTTCTTCCACATCACCATTGGGATCAATGACATTTTCTACGGCTAAGCCGGTCTCTATATCTTCTGGTATGATGGAACTTTCAATGCTATTTACATCCTCACCCGACTCCGCTT
Proteins encoded in this region:
- the LOC120768094 gene encoding transmembrane protein 65 isoform X2, giving the protein MQADKYQLVRYARTCVRLFQPQQIHTNKQQTRLLTQLGNQRNQLNLVGGTTLANTIVNNNFTASATSIAGIFLQQRYQHAHLRRLQSNTHNRHSNFRQPHTNICTQAITPLRGKYPTDTAHEPLCSERARELVYNLKDSEREAIKNALAKYDSDRQRAGYEAAKAPPPTMADLRRICIVNAVPFIAFGFLDNFVMIVAGDSIESIFGAFMCISTMAAAGLGNTVSDILGIGSAYYVERGCEMMGFRLPDLTPVQMEMKSSRHSANLGRIVGITIGCLLGMVPLLFMKKKDPSEVAAAKPENC